Proteins co-encoded in one Fervidobacterium gondwanense DSM 13020 genomic window:
- a CDS encoding ATP-dependent helicase, producing the protein MHREKDVKEYRLERAEKLTIHDNIINELDAEQREAVINSSGKVIVIAGPGSGKTKVITYKIAHLLLNGIKPSEILLVTFTRAAAKEMIERAQKVAGKNLDGMMAGTFHHVCNALLRKYGWVMGIKPNFTILDEEDATDLMKLARSRFVTSKQMGKALPTHNELHSLYSYMVNTMQTPYEVLLKKARRWINVVDIIEKIFQEYILEKEKQNVLDYDDLLLKMLRLLEEHPDIRERISSQFRWVLVDEFQDTNILQLRIVELLSQVHGNLFVVADDAQSIYSFRGARFENVSELMKDARIFKIQTNYRSADKIVDLVNAMIPRSAVPKRLRAVRSSVQKPIVVNTYDHFDEAHFVTQRIIEHVENGASYSDIAVIYRAHSHSLELQIELAKKNIPFKILSGLRFTETAHAKDVIAFLKILENPYETISWMRILKLLDNVGNVRAEKIISEITSTEDPIGTFLNVDVKSENIKSLKNVLTESLGKSPKEQIRTFYENFYKYVLEVHYQDFRDREEDIERLIEMASFYETTEALLSELIVSDARGITIENDEDSGKVTLTTVHQAKGLEWKVVFVIGVNPGDFPHFLALKDNSLDEEERLFYVAITRAKDVLYITHSVLSRGNYISYDKIERDFVKDIPPHLAEFWRVR; encoded by the coding sequence ATGCACAGAGAAAAGGATGTTAAAGAATACAGACTTGAAAGAGCTGAAAAGCTAACAATTCATGACAACATAATTAATGAATTAGATGCCGAGCAAAGAGAAGCAGTAATAAATTCTTCTGGAAAGGTGATAGTAATAGCTGGTCCGGGCAGTGGCAAAACCAAGGTAATAACTTACAAGATAGCCCATTTGCTTTTGAACGGGATTAAACCTTCTGAGATACTTCTTGTTACATTCACGCGGGCGGCTGCTAAGGAAATGATAGAACGCGCTCAAAAGGTTGCTGGGAAAAATCTTGATGGCATGATGGCTGGTACATTTCACCACGTTTGCAACGCCTTGTTGAGAAAGTATGGGTGGGTTATGGGGATAAAACCAAATTTCACCATACTTGATGAAGAAGATGCCACGGATTTGATGAAATTAGCAAGAAGCCGTTTTGTCACGTCGAAGCAAATGGGTAAAGCCTTACCAACACACAACGAACTGCACTCATTGTACTCTTATATGGTGAACACTATGCAGACTCCGTATGAGGTCCTCCTCAAAAAGGCAAGAAGATGGATTAATGTTGTCGATATAATCGAAAAGATATTTCAGGAATATATCTTGGAGAAAGAGAAACAGAACGTGCTTGACTACGACGACCTACTCTTGAAAATGTTACGATTACTTGAGGAACACCCAGACATACGAGAGCGGATTTCCTCACAATTCAGATGGGTTTTAGTTGATGAATTTCAAGATACTAACATACTTCAGTTAAGGATCGTTGAATTACTCAGTCAGGTTCACGGAAACCTTTTTGTGGTGGCAGACGATGCCCAGAGTATTTATTCTTTTAGAGGAGCAAGGTTTGAAAACGTTAGTGAGTTAATGAAAGACGCGAGGATTTTCAAGATACAGACGAATTATAGAAGTGCGGATAAGATTGTTGATTTGGTTAACGCGATGATTCCGCGCTCAGCTGTTCCGAAACGTTTGCGCGCAGTCAGAAGTAGTGTTCAAAAACCTATTGTTGTGAATACCTATGACCACTTTGACGAGGCACATTTTGTTACGCAAAGAATCATTGAGCATGTCGAAAATGGTGCAAGTTACAGTGACATAGCAGTTATATACAGAGCACATTCCCATTCCTTAGAATTACAGATAGAACTTGCAAAGAAGAATATTCCTTTCAAAATTCTCTCTGGTTTAAGGTTCACAGAAACCGCACATGCTAAGGATGTTATTGCGTTTCTGAAAATATTGGAGAACCCGTATGAGACGATTTCGTGGATGAGAATACTAAAGCTGTTGGATAATGTTGGGAATGTTAGAGCTGAGAAAATTATTAGCGAAATAACATCAACTGAAGACCCAATAGGTACATTTTTAAATGTAGATGTTAAGAGTGAAAACATCAAATCACTTAAGAATGTACTTACCGAATCACTTGGAAAGTCACCTAAAGAACAGATTAGAACTTTTTACGAGAATTTTTACAAATATGTCTTAGAAGTCCATTACCAAGACTTTAGAGATAGAGAAGAAGATATAGAAAGGCTCATCGAGATGGCGAGTTTTTATGAAACTACAGAAGCTTTGCTCAGTGAATTAATTGTTTCAGATGCACGGGGCATAACAATTGAAAATGATGAAGATAGTGGAAAAGTTACATTGACGACTGTACATCAAGCAAAGGGGCTTGAATGGAAAGTGGTATTCGTTATTGGAGTAAATCCGGGAGATTTTCCACATTTCTTGGCTTTAAAAGATAATTCGCTGGATGAAGAGGAAAGACTTTTTTATGTTGCGATAACTCGGGCGAAGGATGTGCTGTATATAACTCATTCTGTTCTATCAAGAGGAAATTATATCAGTTACGATAAGATAGAAAGAGATTTTGTCAAAGATATCCCTCCACACCTTGCAGAATTTTGGCGTGTTAGATAA
- a CDS encoding radical SAM protein, with protein sequence MRCVVIDGYVDEPAVLGVPPYVSTYVRYVSGAFILKGYEVDYYTIDEIRAKSLWHVFSVYDVVVIVGGLTVPGKYVGGTPINPFEVQKIFSNCKNSYRILMGALAKAFSNRGGSLAKDISNNIEVEETVDDIGRWISEYLEKPYIDAIRSTSISGSEIVQKHPRFPNIIAEIEVSLGCERRTYCTFCTEPLLHPKFFSRPVKDIIDEIESLYKSGVRAFRLGRSANIIAYGSDFNDNNINPLAVEELYKGIREKCPDLKVLHTDNANPAYISKNLPKSADILEIIVKYNTSGDILSFGVESFDPIVRKKNNIDGDVQDIDTAVRVVNEIGAVRDATGVPKLLPGINLIFGLFGETKKTYELNYRKLLDYLNSGYLLRRINLRQLMIFPGTPIWHLAKRKTLKPNKQFFEHYKFIIRRDIDNHMLKRVFPQGTILKEVIPEFQEGRITFGRQLGTYPILVGVPAQFSVPTDIVVVDYGQRSLTGVRKVNFSELTMEELLCLPGIGKKNAQRVKEQDFTTLDKSSYEFLKKYFLD encoded by the coding sequence ATGCGTTGCGTGGTAATTGACGGTTATGTTGACGAACCTGCTGTTCTTGGAGTACCGCCTTACGTAAGCACTTATGTAAGATACGTTTCAGGAGCTTTCATTCTAAAAGGTTATGAGGTTGATTATTACACAATTGATGAAATACGTGCCAAAAGCCTATGGCACGTTTTTTCTGTTTATGATGTTGTTGTTATAGTCGGTGGTCTAACTGTTCCGGGAAAGTATGTGGGTGGAACACCTATAAATCCGTTTGAAGTTCAAAAAATATTTAGCAACTGCAAGAACTCTTACCGAATCTTAATGGGAGCATTGGCCAAAGCTTTCTCAAACAGAGGTGGAAGTCTAGCAAAGGATATTTCCAACAACATAGAAGTTGAAGAGACAGTGGATGATATAGGAAGATGGATTTCAGAGTATTTAGAGAAGCCTTATATTGATGCTATACGCTCTACCTCAATAAGTGGTTCAGAAATTGTGCAGAAACACCCGAGGTTCCCAAATATAATAGCTGAAATCGAAGTATCTTTGGGTTGTGAGAGAAGAACTTACTGCACATTTTGCACAGAACCCTTGTTACATCCTAAGTTCTTCTCACGTCCTGTTAAAGATATAATTGATGAAATAGAAAGCCTTTACAAGTCTGGAGTGAGAGCTTTCCGGCTTGGCAGAAGTGCGAATATAATAGCCTATGGTAGCGACTTTAACGATAATAACATAAACCCCTTGGCCGTTGAAGAACTTTACAAAGGCATAAGAGAAAAATGCCCCGATTTGAAGGTTTTACATACCGATAATGCCAATCCAGCTTACATATCTAAGAATTTGCCCAAGTCAGCTGATATCCTTGAAATTATAGTGAAGTACAATACCTCAGGAGATATCTTATCTTTTGGCGTTGAAAGTTTTGATCCGATAGTCAGGAAAAAGAATAACATAGACGGAGATGTACAAGATATTGATACAGCTGTCAGAGTTGTTAACGAAATCGGTGCAGTAAGAGATGCCACTGGCGTTCCAAAATTGCTTCCTGGCATTAACCTTATTTTTGGACTATTCGGAGAGACTAAGAAGACATACGAGTTAAATTACAGAAAACTGTTGGACTACCTAAATTCAGGGTATCTGCTTAGGAGGATAAATCTTCGTCAGTTAATGATCTTTCCAGGAACTCCTATATGGCATTTAGCGAAAAGAAAGACGCTGAAACCTAACAAGCAGTTCTTTGAACACTATAAATTTATTATTCGAAGAGACATTGATAATCATATGCTAAAGAGGGTTTTTCCACAAGGTACGATCCTTAAAGAGGTGATTCCTGAATTTCAAGAAGGTCGGATAACATTTGGTAGACAGCTTGGAACTTATCCGATCCTCGTCGGTGTTCCTGCCCAATTTAGTGTTCCAACAGACATAGTTGTTGTAGATTACGGACAAAGATCTTTGACGGGTGTAAGAAAAGTCAATTTTTCAGAACTGACAATGGAGGAGCTTCTCTGCCTTCCCGGAATTGGTAAGAAGAATGCACAGCGTGTCAAGGAGCAAGATTTTACAACTTTAGACAAAAGTTCATATGAGTTTCTAAAAAAATATTTCTTGGATTAA
- a CDS encoding HD domain-containing protein, protein MEGCKLNREEALILLRTHVSNKNLINHCLACEAIMRKLAKHFGEDEEVWGLAGLLHDLDYDYTKDKPEEHGLKSVEILNGKVCDEIKNAILAHCEKKTPETTMEKALYAVDPTSGFIVAAALIRPEKKLEVVDVPFLLNRFKEKGFAKGANREQMKSCENIGLSLEEFYTLALEAMKEISDKIGL, encoded by the coding sequence ATGGAGGGATGCAAATTGAACAGAGAAGAAGCTTTAATACTCTTGAGAACGCACGTTTCAAACAAAAATCTTATAAATCATTGTCTTGCGTGCGAAGCTATCATGAGAAAATTGGCAAAGCACTTTGGTGAAGACGAAGAGGTATGGGGACTTGCGGGCTTACTCCACGATCTTGATTACGACTATACAAAAGACAAACCAGAAGAGCATGGGCTCAAAAGTGTAGAGATTCTTAATGGGAAGGTTTGCGATGAAATAAAAAACGCTATACTAGCTCACTGCGAGAAGAAAACGCCCGAGACAACTATGGAAAAGGCACTTTATGCGGTGGATCCAACAAGTGGATTCATAGTAGCCGCGGCTTTAATAAGACCTGAAAAAAAGCTCGAGGTTGTAGATGTTCCTTTCTTACTTAATAGGTTTAAAGAGAAGGGATTTGCAAAAGGTGCAAACAGAGAGCAGATGAAATCTTGCGAAAACATAGGGCTTAGCTTAGAGGAATTTTACACATTAGCACTCGAAGCGATGAAAGAAATATCAGATAAGATAGGTCTGTAA
- a CDS encoding PHP domain-containing protein, which produces MVLDLHTHTTASDGTLKPKELIQKAQTIGLEVLAITDHDTISGFDELDSVVEETDITVIKGVEISADYPTDSLHILGYNIKDSLRVAHVLNELIEYRNKRNEIILEKMNQFGFKATMEEIKKIAKGKAIGRPHFARLMVEKGYVQTIDEAFRNYLKDGGPLFVEKKRLKPQEAIELIKEAGGIAILAHPYQVLKDGLPYPIADGVENLESFIRYLISKGLDGIEAYYSTHLPKQTEELLSIAKKYDLLITAGSDFHGDNRPNVKLGMNVPFKTVGKFLSKLF; this is translated from the coding sequence TTGGTTTTGGATCTTCACACTCATACAACAGCTTCTGATGGTACACTCAAGCCGAAAGAACTGATACAAAAAGCACAAACGATAGGTTTAGAAGTGTTGGCAATAACTGATCATGATACAATTTCTGGCTTTGACGAACTCGATTCTGTAGTAGAAGAAACGGACATAACCGTTATAAAAGGCGTTGAAATAAGTGCTGATTATCCTACGGACAGTTTGCACATACTCGGGTACAATATTAAGGATTCACTTAGAGTAGCACACGTGCTAAACGAACTTATTGAATATAGAAACAAAAGAAATGAGATTATCTTGGAAAAAATGAATCAGTTCGGGTTTAAAGCAACTATGGAAGAAATAAAGAAAATAGCGAAAGGTAAAGCTATAGGAAGACCGCATTTTGCAAGGTTGATGGTTGAAAAAGGGTACGTGCAGACTATTGACGAGGCTTTTAGAAACTATTTGAAAGATGGCGGACCTCTTTTTGTTGAAAAGAAACGTTTAAAACCACAAGAAGCTATAGAATTAATCAAGGAAGCAGGTGGTATTGCAATATTGGCACACCCCTACCAAGTTCTGAAGGATGGACTACCTTATCCTATAGCTGACGGCGTAGAAAACCTCGAAAGCTTCATTCGTTACCTCATATCAAAAGGCTTAGACGGCATAGAGGCGTACTATTCGACTCATTTGCCGAAGCAGACGGAGGAACTTCTCAGCATAGCGAAGAAATACGATTTGTTAATAACTGCAGGTAGTGATTTTCACGGAGATAACAGACCTAACGTGAAGCTTGGAATGAATGTACCGTTCAAGACTGTTGGAAAATTTTTATCTAAGCTCTTTTGA
- a CDS encoding NfeD family protein has product MLSPVAFWIVFGVVLMVIEIFTPTFFIFWFGIGSLAAAVVAYFYENTLIELLTFIVVSGVLVLLTRKLAKKLTGEEVRSINVDEIIGKEAIVIERIDNIKGKGVVKVNGDMWRAVSIEDHIIINEGAKVIIEKVEGAHVVVRPSSSAESKESD; this is encoded by the coding sequence ATGTTATCACCTGTTGCTTTTTGGATCGTATTTGGGGTCGTGCTAATGGTAATAGAGATATTCACACCCACATTTTTCATCTTTTGGTTTGGAATCGGTAGTCTTGCTGCTGCTGTTGTTGCGTATTTTTACGAAAACACACTTATCGAACTTCTCACTTTCATAGTGGTGTCTGGAGTATTGGTTTTGTTGACAAGAAAATTGGCAAAGAAATTAACAGGTGAAGAAGTTAGAAGCATTAATGTAGATGAAATAATTGGTAAAGAGGCAATAGTAATTGAGCGTATCGATAACATCAAAGGAAAAGGCGTTGTAAAGGTCAACGGCGATATGTGGAGAGCTGTTTCGATTGAGGATCATATAATAATCAACGAAGGTGCAAAGGTAATTATAGAAAAAGTGGAAGGAGCACATGTAGTTGTGCGACCATCAAGTTCGGCGGAATCTAAGGAATCTGATTAA
- a CDS encoding HD-GYP domain-containing protein has protein sequence MLPEKLLKEFRSAFGMDPICHDTEKGTCIFEQNGYIVIKTNGVLIAQFKDDESSYGDILSFYAKKAGLLSPAERDIEKILRSMFVNLIVLTEVEDRYGFSHSQRVAKIAEGFAMYLNMKPEEVEDLKNHALLHDVGKIAIEQLMLYSPTRLRTFETHYEDHPTMGTIYLSIHESLWRYIPTVRNHHEKWDGTGFPDKLKGTDIPYFARIIAILDYYDEVTNFVSADWDSEIKTPKQAINEIKRMAGTFFDPDLVNKFVEFMQTVHKIEV, from the coding sequence TTGTTACCAGAGAAGCTTTTGAAAGAGTTCAGATCTGCATTTGGAATGGATCCAATCTGTCATGACACAGAAAAAGGTACGTGCATATTCGAACAGAATGGATATATAGTCATCAAGACAAATGGTGTACTAATCGCGCAGTTTAAGGATGATGAATCAAGTTACGGAGACATATTGTCATTCTATGCAAAAAAGGCAGGGTTGCTGTCCCCTGCAGAACGTGATATAGAGAAGATATTACGCTCAATGTTTGTCAACCTTATAGTTTTAACAGAAGTTGAAGACAGATATGGTTTTTCACATTCCCAAAGGGTTGCAAAGATAGCGGAAGGCTTTGCAATGTACCTTAACATGAAACCGGAAGAAGTAGAGGATTTAAAAAACCACGCCTTGCTCCATGATGTTGGAAAGATAGCAATTGAACAGCTGATGCTTTACTCTCCAACAAGGTTAAGAACGTTCGAAACGCACTACGAAGACCATCCAACAATGGGAACTATATACCTATCAATACATGAAAGCCTCTGGAGATACATACCAACAGTTAGGAACCATCATGAAAAATGGGACGGTACAGGTTTTCCGGACAAACTGAAAGGAACAGACATACCGTACTTTGCGAGAATCATAGCTATTCTCGACTACTATGATGAAGTGACAAATTTCGTCTCTGCAGACTGGGACAGTGAGATAAAGACACCGAAACAGGCGATAAACGAAATTAAGAGAATGGCTGGAACATTCTTTGATCCGGATTTGGTTAACAAATTTGTAGAATTCATGCAGACGGTGCACAAAATCGAAGTATGA
- the thrS gene encoding threonine--tRNA ligase, with product MEIKLPDGSVRRYEGSVTPGQIAKDISEGLWRNSAGALVNGQLWDLERPIDYDCELKIVKLDDPEAVEIYRHTMSHIMAQAVMRIYGEENVKLGIGPTIENGFYYDFDIANAKIAEEDLEKIEEEMKKIIKEDLKIERFELPKDEAIELMKKKNQPYKVELIEEIPDEKVSFYRQGEFVDLCRGPHLPSTGKVKHFKLLSVSGAYWRGNEKNPMLQRIYGTAFSKKDELESYLKMLEEAKKRDHRKLGPQLELFFINTDVAAGMPIFLPYGMTILKELMELSRKLHKKYGYKEVGTPLIMHEKLWRQSGHWDHYKNNMYFTEKEEVTYAVKPMNCPGHILIYKNRPISYKDLPIRLFEFGRVHRYERGGVLHGLLRVRTFTQDDAHIFCREDQIVEEVTNVVRFINELYSVFGFTYRATLSTMPEDHMGDEATWEKATVALRNALEETGVPFVVAEGEGAFYGPKIDFHVRDVIGREWQCATIQLDFQMPERFNITYKDADGMEKRPVMIHRALYGSIERFFGILIEHFAGAFPTWLAPVQVVVLPVSEKYVEYARNLYQELDKNGIRVELDDRNETLGYRIRENQLKKVPYMIIVGEKEKETGKISLRTREGKDLHDIELKDFVERVKHEIFVKSSTLSF from the coding sequence ATGGAAATAAAGTTACCGGATGGAAGTGTAAGAAGATACGAAGGAAGTGTGACGCCAGGACAAATTGCTAAGGACATTTCAGAAGGTCTGTGGAGAAATTCTGCCGGTGCGTTGGTAAATGGACAACTTTGGGACTTAGAAAGACCTATTGATTACGACTGTGAATTAAAGATTGTTAAATTAGACGACCCAGAAGCGGTAGAGATTTATAGACACACGATGTCTCACATTATGGCTCAGGCAGTAATGCGCATCTATGGCGAAGAGAATGTCAAGCTTGGCATCGGTCCAACAATCGAAAATGGTTTTTACTACGATTTCGATATTGCTAATGCAAAGATCGCTGAAGAAGACTTGGAAAAAATCGAAGAAGAAATGAAGAAGATAATAAAAGAGGACTTAAAAATTGAGCGTTTTGAGTTGCCAAAGGACGAAGCGATAGAGCTGATGAAGAAAAAGAACCAACCATACAAAGTAGAGCTTATAGAGGAGATACCGGATGAGAAGGTAAGTTTTTACAGACAAGGAGAATTCGTTGATTTGTGTCGTGGTCCTCATCTACCGAGCACAGGTAAGGTTAAGCATTTCAAATTATTATCTGTTTCTGGTGCTTACTGGAGAGGCAACGAAAAGAATCCAATGCTTCAAAGAATATACGGAACAGCATTTTCAAAGAAAGATGAACTCGAAAGTTATTTAAAAATGCTTGAAGAGGCTAAGAAAAGGGACCACAGGAAACTCGGCCCTCAACTAGAACTTTTCTTCATAAATACAGATGTTGCAGCCGGAATGCCGATATTCCTTCCATATGGAATGACAATTCTGAAAGAGTTGATGGAGTTATCGAGAAAGCTCCATAAAAAGTACGGTTACAAAGAAGTTGGCACACCACTTATAATGCACGAGAAACTGTGGAGGCAGAGCGGACACTGGGATCACTATAAAAACAACATGTATTTCACCGAAAAAGAGGAAGTAACTTACGCTGTAAAGCCTATGAACTGTCCGGGGCACATTCTTATCTATAAGAATAGACCAATCTCTTACAAAGATCTTCCGATCAGATTGTTTGAATTCGGTAGAGTCCACAGATACGAACGCGGTGGCGTTTTGCATGGTTTACTGAGAGTCAGAACGTTTACGCAAGATGACGCTCACATATTCTGTCGTGAAGATCAAATTGTCGAAGAAGTAACGAATGTTGTGAGATTCATAAACGAATTATACAGCGTGTTCGGCTTCACATACAGGGCAACACTCAGCACTATGCCTGAAGATCATATGGGCGACGAAGCAACTTGGGAAAAAGCAACCGTAGCTCTAAGAAATGCCCTTGAAGAAACGGGTGTACCATTTGTGGTTGCTGAAGGTGAAGGAGCATTCTACGGACCGAAGATCGATTTTCACGTACGCGATGTCATCGGAAGGGAATGGCAGTGTGCAACGATACAGCTCGACTTCCAAATGCCAGAAAGATTCAATATCACGTATAAAGACGCTGACGGTATGGAAAAAAGACCTGTCATGATCCACAGAGCGCTGTATGGTTCAATCGAAAGATTTTTCGGTATACTCATAGAACACTTCGCGGGCGCGTTCCCAACGTGGCTTGCTCCGGTTCAAGTAGTTGTATTACCTGTTTCCGAAAAGTACGTGGAGTATGCACGTAATTTATATCAAGAATTAGATAAAAACGGTATCAGAGTTGAATTGGATGATAGAAACGAAACACTTGGTTACAGGATACGTGAAAATCAGTTGAAGAAAGTACCATACATGATAATAGTTGGTGAGAAAGAAAAGGAGACGGGGAAAATATCGCTCAGAACAAGGGAAGGAAAAGATCTCCACGACATAGAGTTGAAAGATTTTGTTGAAAGAGTGAAGCATGAGATATTTGTGAAAAGCTCAACACTGAGTTTTTAA
- a CDS encoding SPFH domain-containing protein, with protein sequence MYIVLLAIAFLLLIIAATGIRIVRPYERGLIERLGKFKKEVRSGLHFIIPFFDRMIKVDMREHVIDVPPQEVITKDNVVVVVDAVIYYEVTDAFKSVYNVNNFEFATIKLAQTNLRNVIGELELDQTLTSRESINAKLRTVLDEATDKWGIRITRVEIKKIDPPKDIMEAMSKQMKAERTKRAAILEAEGIRQSEILKAEGEKQAAILKAEGEAEAIKRVAEANKYKLIAEAEGQALAIVNVFKAIHDGNPTNDLIAIKYLETLKEVANGQATKIFLPLEASSVLSSVGAMAELFKDRKVEDKKQQ encoded by the coding sequence ATGTACATAGTTCTTCTTGCTATAGCGTTTTTGTTGTTAATAATTGCTGCTACTGGTATCAGAATTGTAAGACCGTACGAACGCGGATTGATAGAAAGGCTTGGAAAGTTTAAAAAAGAAGTGCGTTCAGGTTTACACTTCATAATCCCATTCTTTGATCGCATGATAAAGGTTGATATGCGCGAACATGTTATCGATGTACCACCTCAAGAGGTCATTACAAAAGATAACGTGGTTGTAGTGGTCGATGCTGTTATCTATTACGAAGTAACAGATGCATTCAAATCAGTGTACAATGTCAACAACTTTGAATTTGCAACTATAAAACTTGCGCAAACAAACTTGAGAAATGTCATAGGTGAACTGGAGCTTGACCAGACCCTTACGTCGAGAGAGAGTATTAATGCAAAGTTAAGAACAGTATTAGACGAAGCGACTGATAAATGGGGAATTAGGATTACGAGAGTCGAGATCAAGAAGATAGATCCACCAAAAGATATAATGGAAGCAATGAGTAAACAGATGAAGGCTGAAAGAACAAAAAGGGCAGCAATCCTTGAGGCAGAAGGTATTCGACAGTCTGAAATATTGAAAGCTGAAGGTGAAAAGCAGGCTGCGATATTAAAGGCTGAAGGTGAAGCGGAAGCAATAAAGAGAGTCGCAGAGGCTAATAAATACAAGCTGATAGCAGAGGCAGAAGGTCAAGCATTAGCTATTGTGAACGTTTTCAAAGCGATCCACGACGGTAATCCAACAAACGACCTAATAGCTATAAAGTACCTTGAAACTCTTAAAGAAGTTGCTAATGGACAAGCAACGAAGATATTCTTACCTCTTGAAGCCTCATCCGTTTTATCATCTGTGGGTGCTATGGCAGAATTGTTTAAAGATAGAAAAGTGGAGGACAAAAAGCAACAATGA
- a CDS encoding DUF72 domain-containing protein, with protein sequence MNERNTLKWYIGTSGFSFSDWIGTVYPESIKSSEMFTYYCQHYGFNAVEINYTFYQMPSYKSIVSLLRRAPTGFKFALKIHGSITHEGNLENIANFLKNTHIVFDEGKLAGYLAQFPYTFKYSDENITFLKRIAECFKDSKVFIEFRHLSWSYKEDVVEFIKEYSPNVSIVIVDLPKISGLYPFNTYYNSEDEEIYVRLHGRKKSWFTADEKTRYDYYYTEDELDEISKSILLPNVKKALVFFNNCYRGQALRNARSFREQVGGEKIGIF encoded by the coding sequence GTGAATGAAAGAAATACTTTGAAATGGTATATAGGAACGAGTGGTTTTTCATTTTCTGATTGGATCGGTACGGTTTATCCAGAAAGCATCAAGAGTTCGGAGATGTTTACGTATTATTGTCAGCACTATGGTTTCAACGCAGTTGAGATAAATTATACTTTCTATCAGATGCCGTCTTATAAGTCTATAGTTTCTCTTTTAAGGAGGGCACCTACAGGTTTTAAATTTGCGCTAAAGATACACGGCTCAATAACACATGAAGGCAATCTTGAGAATATTGCCAATTTCCTCAAAAACACCCATATAGTATTCGATGAAGGCAAACTTGCTGGTTATCTTGCACAGTTTCCCTATACATTTAAGTATTCGGATGAAAATATTACTTTTCTAAAAAGGATTGCTGAGTGCTTTAAAGACTCAAAGGTGTTTATAGAATTTCGACATTTGAGTTGGTCTTATAAAGAGGATGTAGTTGAATTTATTAAAGAGTATTCACCAAACGTAAGTATTGTTATCGTCGACTTACCGAAGATTTCAGGATTGTACCCATTTAATACGTATTACAACAGTGAGGACGAAGAAATATACGTTAGGCTTCACGGACGTAAGAAAAGTTGGTTCACTGCTGATGAAAAAACAAGATATGATTATTACTATACAGAAGACGAGCTTGATGAGATTTCAAAGAGTATACTTTTACCAAATGTAAAGAAAGCCCTTGTGTTTTTCAACAATTGTTACAGAGGACAAGCTCTAAGGAATGCTCGTTCTTTTAGAGAGCAGGTAGGGGGTGAAAAGATTGGAATCTTCTAA
- a CDS encoding RNA polymerase sigma factor encodes MKRLESSNNSSRMDINSQNERFDENVSQNNWCSEDRLIKALRKGDENAYRFLYKTYASKIGALAKSFMGSDDVDDVIQEVFLKIYKNIKKFRGESRLSTWIYKIAINVCRDHYKKYKGRDVLIDLSETNDSDEYQTQYSTDEDIQENVANEFSYEKLRKAIERLSPTDRMILYMKEVDGLTYSEIGKIIDKPEGTVKSRLHYIKKELRTALKEESLNEYNE; translated from the coding sequence GTGAAAAGATTGGAATCTTCTAACAACTCTTCAAGAATGGATATTAATTCGCAAAATGAACGATTTGATGAAAACGTTAGTCAAAATAATTGGTGTTCGGAAGATAGATTAATCAAGGCTCTTAGGAAAGGCGATGAAAATGCATACAGGTTCCTCTATAAAACGTATGCTTCAAAGATAGGAGCCTTAGCTAAAAGTTTTATGGGGTCAGACGATGTAGACGATGTGATTCAAGAGGTATTTTTGAAGATTTATAAAAACATCAAAAAATTCAGGGGCGAGTCAAGGCTTTCAACTTGGATATACAAAATTGCTATTAACGTTTGTAGAGATCACTATAAAAAGTACAAGGGTAGAGATGTTTTGATTGATTTGTCTGAGACCAACGATAGCGACGAATATCAAACTCAGTACAGCACCGACGAAGATATTCAGGAAAACGTGGCTAATGAATTTTCTTACGAAAAGCTTAGAAAAGCAATTGAGAGGCTTTCACCAACTGATAGAATGATTCTCTACATGAAAGAGGTTGATGGGTTAACATATTCTGAAATAGGAAAAATAATTGATAAACCTGAAGGAACCGTGAAAAGCAGACTTCACTACATAAAAAAAGAGTTAAGGACGGCACTTAAGGAGGAGTCTTTAAATGAGTATAATGAGTGA